The genomic DNA GGCGCGCTCGTCGGGGCGATGCTGCTGGAGGGGTTGGCCGCCGACGCGGAGGAGGCCGGCGGGCTGCTGGCGGCCGGCGGCGCCCGGCTGGAGCCCTGCCACCATCACCGGACGGTGGGCCCGATGGCGGGCGTGGTCAGCCCGTCGATGTGGATGTTCGAGGTCCGTGACGCCGAGCACGGCGGCACCGCCTACTGCTCGCTCAACGAGGGCCTGGGCAAGGTCCTGCGCTACGGCGCCTACGGCCCGGAGGTGCTGGCGCGGCTGCGCTGGATGGGCGAGGTGCTCGGCCCCGTCCTGCGGGCCACCCTGGAGCGGACCGGCCCGCTGGATCTCAGGGCGCTGACCGCGCAGGCCCTGCAGATGGGCGACGAGCTGCACAACCGCAACCGGGCCGCCACCTCGCTGCTGGTGCGGGAGCTGGCCCCGGGGATCGTGGACGCCGCCCCCGGTCACGCGGCCGAGGTGCTGCGTTTCGTCAACGGCAACGACCACTTCTTCCTCAACGCGGGCATGGCCGCGTGCAAGGTGAGCGCGGACGCGGCCAGGGACGTGCCCGGCTCCACCATGGTCGTCGCGATGGCCCGCAACGGCACGGACTTCGGCGTTCAGGTCTCCGGACTGGGTGACCGCTGGTTCACCGGTCCGGCGGGCGTGCCGGACGGTCTCTATCTCGGCGCGTACGGCCCCGCGGACGCCAATCCCGACATCGGCGACTCCACCATCACCGAGACCGCGGGGCTGGGCGGGTTCGCGATGGCCGCGGCCCCGGCGATCGTCAGGTTCGTCGGCGGCGACGTGTCCGACGCGACGGCGGCGACCCGGTCCATGTACGAGATCACCCTCGCCGAGCATCCCGCCTACCAGATTCCGGCCCTCGACTTCCGGGGCACACCGGTCGGCGTCGACGTCACGCTGGTCGCCAGGACGGGGCTGCTGCCCACCGTGAACACCGGGATCGCGGGCCGGGTCGCGGGCACGGGACAGGTCGGCGCGGGGCTGGTGAGCCCGCCCGCCTCGGCCTTCACCGCCGCCCTGACGGCGCTGGCCGCAGCCGCCGACCCCGGTGGCGAATCGCGTAAGTAATCCTTTTCCCGGGCGACCACCGCCCGAAATTCATGATCGAATCATCGGGGCGCGGCGGCGTATCACGGCTTGGCATCGGCTCTCGGGCGGCAGGTCAGCGAGGCTGCTGAGGGACACTTCCGGCATTCGGCGCTATGCGCTTTCGGGCGCACCAACTTCCATTTCCGAATGTGATCCCGATATCGTGGCCCGTCTTAGAAATAAGATTGATCGTGGGGGGACGGGGTACGATGACCGATCATTTGCTCGGCAGGGCCCCGAGGGGATCGGCGGACGAGAGCCCCGGCGCGGCCACGCCGGCGGCGCAGGGCAGGCTGGTGGGCAGGCGCTACCGCCTGGTGTCACCGGTCGGCCGGGGCGGCATGGGCATGGTGTGGCAGGCGCACGACGTCCTGCTCGACCGGGACGTCGCGGTCAAGGAGCTGATCCTCCCCCACGGGCTGGACCACGCGGGCAAGCAGGTGGCGCACCGGCGCATGCTGCGTGAGGCCCATTCGGCGGCGCGGCTCAACCACCCCGGGATCGTCACCGTCCACGACGTCGTCGAGGAGGACGGCCGTCCCTGGATCGTGATGGAGCTGGTCCGCGCCTGGTCCCTGGAGCAGGCCGTACGGCAGAGCGGGCCGCTGCCCGTGGCGCAGGCCGCCGAGATCGGCGTCCGGGTGCTCGACGCGCTCCGCCACGCCCACGCCGCCGGAATCCTGCACCGCGACGTCAAACCCGGCAACGTGCTGCTCACCTCCGACCGGGTGGTGCTCACCGACTTCGGCATCGCCGCGATAGAGGGTGACATGGCGATCACCCAGACCGGTCAGCTGATGGGCTCCCCCGCCTATCTCCCGCCGGAGCGGCTGTCCGGCGGGCCGCTCACCCACGCCGCCGACCTCTGGTCCTTCGGCGCCACGCTGTACGCGGCCGTCGAGGGCCGCCCACCGTACGAGGGCTCCGACTCGGTGGCCGTGCTGGGCGCGATCCTCACCCAGGAGCACAGGAGGCCGCAGCGGGCCGGAGCGCTGGTCGCCGTCATCGAGGGCCTGCTCCGCAAGGACCCGGCCGACCGGATGACCGCCGCCCAGGCGTCGGACCTGCTGGACCGGGTGCTGCGCAGCCACGGCTCCGCTCCCCCGGAACGCGGGCCCGCCCTGCCGCTCCCCCCGGCGTCGTTCCCGGACGGTCCCATGCCGGCGCACCTCATGCCCCCGCCGGACGCGCCCTCCGGGCCGATGCCCTCGCGGATCATCGAGACGCCCTCCGGCCCGGTGCGGGTGCCCTACGAGCCCTCGGCCGACGCGCCGGGCGGTTACGCGACGCCGCGCGACGCGCTGTCCGGCCCCTCCGGGACGCACCGCACCGGCCTGCCCCCCATCCCCGGGTGGCCCCCGGCCGAGGCCGCCGGTCACCAGCGCGGCTACGCGGCACTGCGCAGTCCGTCGGCCGACATCGGCCGTTCCCCGGCGCCCGACGCACCGGCCGGTACCACCGGCGAGGTGGTGCCCGTCCCACGGCAGAGCTCCTCCGGAGCCGGGATGTGGCCCCTCGCGACCGCGGCCGGCCGAAGCACCCGCGACGCCGCGCAGGACTCCCGGTCCGTGACGGCGCCCAGCCGGTCGGAAGGTCGCAGGAGCTCCCGCCGGCGGGCCAGGGGAGGCGACGGCTGGATGCGCGAGGGGCGGCCGACACCGCGCCTGCTGCTGGCCGGTGGAGCCGTGGCACTGGTCGTACTGGCCGCGCTGCTCGTCCTGCTCCCCGGCGACGACCCGGGCCCGGCGGAGACCCCGGCCCCGGCGACCTCCGCCCCCGCCGCTCAGGCGTCGCAGGCGCCCGGTGCGGTCCCCGAGGGGTTCAGGACGCTGAGCGGGGCAGGCGTCTCCGGCGCGGTGGCCAAGGGATGGACGGTGAAGACGGAGGAGAACGGTTCGGTCACCTTCTCCGCCCCCAAGGGCGGCGAGCAGAGCATCGTCGTCACCGAGGTTCCGGTGGCCGACCCGGTGACCGCGCTCCACCGGGCGAGCAAGAAGGGGCTGGACGAATACCTCGAGGTCGGGGTGGCGCCGGTCCGGTACGGCAGGTGGCGGGCCGCCGACTGGGAGTACACCTATGTCCGGCCCGGGAGCGTCGTCCCCATGCGCGGGCTGACCCGCTACGTGGCGCTCGACGACCGGACCGCCTACCAGATCACGTTCGCGATGCAGGACCTGGCCTGGGAGAAGAGCGCCCCGCTCCGGCAGGCCTTCCTCGACACCTTCGCCCAGGTCGGCTGAACTCTGGCGACCGCCTCCCGGAGAAACGTCACGAGTGATGACAGACTTCGCTCGTGACCGAAACCACCACAAATAGTGATATTTCCCCTATGGATAGGGGGGAGATCGTCGCCGTTCAGCGGCGGACACTCGCCGTCCTGTCCCTCGCCCAGATCACCAGCGGCGCCGGGGTCGCCGTGGCGCTCGCCCTCAGCTCGCTGGTGGTCGGCAAGCTCTCCGGCTCCGTGGCGATCAGCGGACTGGCCGGAACCGCGAGCGTGCTCGGCGCCGCCCTGCTGGCCCTGCCCACCGCCAGAGCCTCCGGCAGGGGCGGGCGCCGGGCCGGGCTGACCCTGGCCTACGGCTCGGCCCTGCTCGGCTGCCTGATCGCGGTGATCGCCATCACGGCGGGCTCGTGGCCGCTGCTCCTCGCCGGGCTGGTGCTCTTCGGCGGGGCGAGTGCGGGAAACCTGGCCTCCCGTTACTCCGCGACCGACCTGTCCGCCCCGGGGCACTCGGCCCGGCACCTGTCGTGGGTGGTGTGGGCCGTCACCATCGGCTCGGTCGCCGGTCCGAACCTCGTGGAGCCGGCCGACCGGCTCGCCCGCCGGGCCGGGCTCGTCCCGGACTCCGGCCCGTTCGTGCTCTCCCTGCTGACCTTCGCGATCGCGCTGGGCATCCTCATGGCCGGGCTGCGCCCCGACCCGCTGCTGCTGGCCCGTTCGGTCGCTCCCGCGACGTCCGCGGTCTTCCCGGCGGCGGCCCGGACCGGGGGCACGCTGCGCGCCGCCTGGCAGGTCCTGCGCACGACACCGGCCGCGTCACGGGCACTGGTCGCGATCGCGGTCAGCCACACCGCGATGGTGTCGGTCATGTCGATGACGCCCATCCATCTCGACCACAACGGCGCCACCTATTCGGTCATCGGCATCGTGATCAGCACGCACATCGCGGGTATGTACGCCCTCTCCCCGGTGGTCGGCTGGCTGGCCGACCGGATCGGCCGGGTCCGGGTGCTGGTGCTCGGCATGGTCCTGCTGCTGGCGGCCGCGGTCCTCGCCGGTACGGCCGGGCCGCACGGCGTCGCGCAGGTGTCGGCCGCCCTGGCCCTGCTGGGCGTCGGCTGGTCGTGCGGCCTGATCTCCGGCTCGGCGATGCTCAGCGAGGCCGTGCCGCTGGAGCGCCGTCCCGCCGTACAGGGCCTGTCCGACCTGCTGATGAACATCTGCGGCGCGACCGGCACCCTGGTGGCCGGCGCGATCGTGGGCACCCTGTCCTACGGCGCGCTCGGCACGGTGGTGGCCGTCATGGTGACGATCACCGGCGGGTGGCTGGCCCTGCGGCAGACGTGAGGATCCCGCCACCGGCCCGGCCCCGCGCGCCGTCCGAACCCGCACCATCCGACCTGGGCCGTCCGCACCCAGGCCGGGCGAACCCGCACCGTCC from Streptosporangium sp. NBC_01756 includes the following:
- a CDS encoding DUF1116 domain-containing protein, yielding MTLPMLSGEPQVITVGAELLGEALDAQAVPRVGVDWRPPMPGTTGDLARVLADPRRVRANATAVGRLVSARPQLVAVRPAHEVLDLPRGTFLHAGPPIDWERASGPMRGALVGAMLLEGLAADAEEAGGLLAAGGARLEPCHHHRTVGPMAGVVSPSMWMFEVRDAEHGGTAYCSLNEGLGKVLRYGAYGPEVLARLRWMGEVLGPVLRATLERTGPLDLRALTAQALQMGDELHNRNRAATSLLVRELAPGIVDAAPGHAAEVLRFVNGNDHFFLNAGMAACKVSADAARDVPGSTMVVAMARNGTDFGVQVSGLGDRWFTGPAGVPDGLYLGAYGPADANPDIGDSTITETAGLGGFAMAAAPAIVRFVGGDVSDATAATRSMYEITLAEHPAYQIPALDFRGTPVGVDVTLVARTGLLPTVNTGIAGRVAGTGQVGAGLVSPPASAFTAALTALAAAADPGGESRK
- a CDS encoding serine/threonine-protein kinase, giving the protein MTDHLLGRAPRGSADESPGAATPAAQGRLVGRRYRLVSPVGRGGMGMVWQAHDVLLDRDVAVKELILPHGLDHAGKQVAHRRMLREAHSAARLNHPGIVTVHDVVEEDGRPWIVMELVRAWSLEQAVRQSGPLPVAQAAEIGVRVLDALRHAHAAGILHRDVKPGNVLLTSDRVVLTDFGIAAIEGDMAITQTGQLMGSPAYLPPERLSGGPLTHAADLWSFGATLYAAVEGRPPYEGSDSVAVLGAILTQEHRRPQRAGALVAVIEGLLRKDPADRMTAAQASDLLDRVLRSHGSAPPERGPALPLPPASFPDGPMPAHLMPPPDAPSGPMPSRIIETPSGPVRVPYEPSADAPGGYATPRDALSGPSGTHRTGLPPIPGWPPAEAAGHQRGYAALRSPSADIGRSPAPDAPAGTTGEVVPVPRQSSSGAGMWPLATAAGRSTRDAAQDSRSVTAPSRSEGRRSSRRRARGGDGWMREGRPTPRLLLAGGAVALVVLAALLVLLPGDDPGPAETPAPATSAPAAQASQAPGAVPEGFRTLSGAGVSGAVAKGWTVKTEENGSVTFSAPKGGEQSIVVTEVPVADPVTALHRASKKGLDEYLEVGVAPVRYGRWRAADWEYTYVRPGSVVPMRGLTRYVALDDRTAYQITFAMQDLAWEKSAPLRQAFLDTFAQVG
- a CDS encoding MFS transporter, with translation MDRGEIVAVQRRTLAVLSLAQITSGAGVAVALALSSLVVGKLSGSVAISGLAGTASVLGAALLALPTARASGRGGRRAGLTLAYGSALLGCLIAVIAITAGSWPLLLAGLVLFGGASAGNLASRYSATDLSAPGHSARHLSWVVWAVTIGSVAGPNLVEPADRLARRAGLVPDSGPFVLSLLTFAIALGILMAGLRPDPLLLARSVAPATSAVFPAAARTGGTLRAAWQVLRTTPAASRALVAIAVSHTAMVSVMSMTPIHLDHNGATYSVIGIVISTHIAGMYALSPVVGWLADRIGRVRVLVLGMVLLLAAAVLAGTAGPHGVAQVSAALALLGVGWSCGLISGSAMLSEAVPLERRPAVQGLSDLLMNICGATGTLVAGAIVGTLSYGALGTVVAVMVTITGGWLALRQT